The DNA segment AAGAGGATCAAAATGCCAAATAATTTACATTTCTTAAATCCTACGGGATattgcacaaaaatatatattttccattaGAAAATCTGAGAAAATTCTATGAAAACCATAACATGTAATgctttacaatgttaaaataaaagcatATATTTTCTCCACTACAGACTACTGTTTTGTTAACTGTGGGTcgtattgttttttttaggcCAGCtcatataaaatgtacatttctcaTAAGCAACAttgaattattatattatataggtCATTTCTACTTAAATTATACATGTAAacatacatttcttttttgcttCAGTAAAGATGGTGGCTCATTGAAGAGacggaaaaaaaatcaaaatgtgttATGTCTGGATCCTGAAAGAATTTGCCTTGTGATCTTGACATAATGGTTTAAAATGTTGAGttcctgagataaatgatctcatatttatttatttattttcttccacTATCCTTAATGAGCCTCCATAAGATGATGTAATGTAAGTGAGAGCAAAAGAATCGTACATGCTTTAACTGCATTAGGTTCTCTTATTGTCATACAATGATGCAATGGTATAGTCGAAAACATTTGTCTAATGGAAATCATAGCAGATTCAATTGGACAACACTGTATATTTGCAAATATcaagtaacacattttttaagtttttttaaatctgcatttaAGTATATAACAACACCTCAAAAAGAACCACTGTGATATGTGAAAAATGGTCATTTACAGCACTGATATTCATTAATTTCATTCATTGTACCGTCACCAAAAACAGTTGCtaccaagaaaaaaaatgcaattgaaaCATGCAGCCTTTACAGCTAAAATGCTGTGATGAAGCACTGTCATTCTATTTGAAAATAGACTATTTGACATATAAGatcacctattttttttttaagaataggCCGCTTCAATGGAATGGTTTCCTTTTATAGCACAACACATTCTTTCAAAAACAGCATTGATTTAACTATTGTTTTCATTCAATGATTaagcaatatatacagtatatatatatatatatatatatatatatatatatatatatatatatctccaaaacaacaaaagaaaacctttTCACTGCAATGCCTCTGTTTTCACAGAGGTGCTGACCAATATAAAGTAATGTTCATGATATAAATTGTCTCGTGTCGATTCACGTCAACCAGCCGGGAATGGTCAAATTAACCTTACTTCCTTATGGTTCATGACTGTAGAGCCAAAACTTGGTCGCACACTTTGTGATTTTTCTCAATGATCCACACTACTCAGAAGTCCaaaattcatttcatttttattgaacaaacattatatatatatatatatatatatatatatatatatatatatttatatatatatatatattgactacAAGAGTCTTCATCATGTGGtgaatattatatttaattgGAACCAATTTTTATatctattttttaatgtttgtataatatatatatatatatatatagatatatatatatatatatatatatatatatatatatatatatatatatatatatatatatatatatagatagatagatagatagatagatagatagatagatagatatacagtgctcccttgctataaggctctcggatataacgctcctacagcaggtcccccaattccctatactagtgattcatgcaatatttctacagtaggtacagtaccggtgttattcaaaatataaacaacttctcagtctaacttctgtttctgtctcccttttgatacagtatctgaactgaagaaaagctgtgctggcactttgtaacacagacatcttattcagcattcattttataactaaataaatattaggtctattacgtggttatcttccctaatgtatttactttttttgctgcgagaggagctgcggctttctctgggagatGAGAAGTTTCAGTTTTGCTTCAGCCCAGctctggcagccgaacctggggcgagcccattcccttcccctctcccaacATGCTCTCCTTCTCGCCCTTGATTTGCTTGTCtcgcttcaaactgaactcctgaccaccatttagccaggctagttatagtttaaaaactgctaattaaaatgatccatgagtgggaatgttacatttattatttatttatttttactttatgcatggttaatttacggaaagttacattttttcttCATTATATATGCATTATATGTGTTGTTATGTATCTCgcggcaccccccaccccctccctcgtttataatgctcttcggttataacgctcatgtTGTGTTTCCCCTgtgacccgcgttatagcgagggagcactagagagagagagagagagagagagagagagcgagcagggGAACCCAAACACCCATACCTATGTTCACACTAAACTATCTTTTGATATCATAGAAATACGATATAATGTGTCTTTTTTCAATTTCCAATTTTAAAAATAGGTAATGTAACGATTAAATCTGGATTTTTTTCAATGACCGAAATTAAAGTTTTGTCAATTTCCTGACAACAAATGCTCTCCCTTTGTGTACCCATTGGTTGGCAGTTACCACAGGAGCACCTGAGATTAGGAACATAAAATACATACCAGTGAAATTAGGCCTTTATTTTAGTTTGTATTCGGGAATCTGTTGTGGTTTTGGCTCTGTCTAGCGTATTTTGATGAAACGTTTCTGAATaggtgagttttttttattttctattattagcTAACTTACATTTTATTACAACAATATGGTACCCACAAAAACCTTTCCAGGCAGTGTTGTTTAAACGATCACAAGATGGTCTTGATCGCTGCTCGTTAACCTTAccagttttaaaagtttttttaggATGGGAAtggatctttattttattttagttttattttgtctttaaacacagaccacatgGAGTATTTATCAGTATTTtctattggattttttttctgtttgggttCCCCTTTAATTAATATAGAAAGGACAGTTGTATGATTTTCTAAATAGATTACAGTTAAACTAAAAGGGAAAGCAGTAATAATTTACTTTTATTTCCATAACTTGTTCTTAAAAAAGTCAAATATGCAGACATATTAGAAAATTATCTTgatttaatatgttctttcataTCCGTGTGCTGGGTGTTTCTAAACAAGTTTaagaatgctttttttaatatatatcccTGAATCTATAAAATGCTTTCAACTGCAAAATCTTCTAACTCACTCATTGGTATTATGTCCAAGTTCTTGGGGCTGCTACCTTCTTTCTCTTCACTGTACATTGATCCATCAGTCAGTTGATTATGAGAATTATACACAGGCTCTATGTACGGGTGACTTTCTTGATTGTGCATCTGGTTAATAGCATCCTGTGTCCAGATCTCTGAAAGTTCATTTATTCCCTGATCATCCATAAGCGTTGCTGATGCTGACATCTCAGAAGTAGACCTCAGTGCTGGTAAAGATGTGACAGGTAAGGGCAGAAATCCAGGATATAATACATAAGGAGGGTTCAAAACCTCCAACGATGATGCATGTGATAATCCGCCTTCCGCTGATCGAATggataactgaatatattttccaGTTTCTGGATCAAAAAAGGTTTTAGTTTTCACTTGGACAGGCATATCTACAACAAAGTATTGACCTGACTCAGGGTCTTGTAGCAGCTTTCTTTGGGTAATTGGGAAAGACTGGATTACTGGTGCTGTCACAATATTAGTGACTGGTGAAACATCCTTCCGTTCAAGGTGCACAGGCTGTGGTACTGGTGTTGAATTCATAGGTATTGGTGATGGTGACATATGTGTAGGAGATGATGGCACACTGGAAACGGTTCTGATAGGTTTCTTTTCGATTCGgctagtactttctgtttttggCTTTGTTTCAgccttttttcttctgttggtaAGCTTCTTGGCACGCCGAAGtcctttttcagtttttggtgGAACAGTGGGTGGTTTGCCTAATGGTTTATTTTCACTAACACTACTGATTGAATCTGACCTTTCACTAACATCTTTCGAACGTTCTGCTTGTTTTGTGCAGACAGCACTTGCAACCTTTTCGTCCATGTGTACGGTACTTGCAGCACTTTCTATGTCTTCTAACTTTGCATTTACAATCAATTGACTTTCTTCTTCCACTCGAACTGAATTAAGCTGAATTAAACATTCATCTTCATCTGTAACTGGGACTTCACCTTTAACTGAGCCTTCACTTCTAACTGGGGCTTCACCTTTAACTGAGCCTTCACTTCTAACTGGGGCTTCACCTTTAACTGAGCTTTCACTTCTAACAGGGGCTTCACCTTTAACTGAGCCTTCACTTCTAACTGGGGCTTCACCTTTAACTGTGCCTTCACTTCTAACTGGGGCTTCACCTTTAACTGAGCCTTCACTTCTAACTGGGACTTCACCTTTAACTGTGCCTTCACTTCTAACTGGGGCTTCACCTTTAACTGTGCCTTCACTTCTAACTGGGGCTTCACCTTTAACTGAGCTTTCACCTCTAACTGGGGCTTCACCTTTAACTGAGCCTTCGCCTCTAACTGGGGCTTCACCTTTAACTGTGCCTTCACTTCTAACCCGGGCTTCACCTTTAACTGAGCCTTCACTTCTAACTGGGGCTTCACCTTTAACTGTGCCTTCACTTCTAACTGGGGCTTTACCTTTAACTGTGTCTTCACTGCTAACTGGGGCTTCACCTGAAAGAGGGATTTTCTCTGTAACTCGGTCTTTGTCATACTCTTCATAATAGGCCTTTGCAATTTCAAATTTCTCAGGACTGCTTCCATTTCTACTAAGGCCATTCATCTCAACATcctcttgaaatattttttgcaatGGTGCTTTTACAGACTTGATTACAGGTGATGTCCGGAATGTGTTGTCTTTAACTTTAAACCGATTTCCCTTTACTGAAGACGGCGATGATGCGGTAGATGATGATACTGGTGTGTAAGCCATAGCATCATCTATTAAACAATGTACCCAGCTTCTTTCCTCCACCCCATTCGAAGGCAAATCGTGTTCTTCCTTTGGAGATGTACTTTGATTTCTCATAGGTGTCGGGTGGCTCTCAACTTCACGTTCTCTCTCACTTTCATGGTTACTTAGTGCATAATACTGCAACTCTATATTTGCAATGTCTTTCTTTGTCTCATCTGCATTATTTTGAACCTTTTCATTATTACCATTTCCATTCCTCAAAGTTAACTCTTCATTCAAATTGTGATCCAAATCACTTTGCTGGTGGCCTTCTAATGATAAATATGATTGTTTAGAGGGCTTTGTTCTACCATCTGTACTTCCTTTACACGAAACACCAGGACTGTGCTTCACACTGCTTTCCTGCAAGGGAAAGCTAGGAGTTGTCCGTGTCTTGTGGAAGCTACTAATATTTTGGATGGCAGTATGCTTTTCAACATTATCATTCTCTCGTAGTGAACTAGACTGTAAAGGGTTCTTTATTGATACTGgtatttcttttgtttcttcCTTCACAATATCCTCTTTCTTGTACAGTTTCAAAGAGGGGTATTCTGGTCTCTTTCGCAAGGTGACTTCATTCGATCTGGGGCAAGGCATCATATCTAAACCATTGTTTATACTACTTTCGCTTTCAACAGATTTCGTTTTATGTATTGCACCTTCCTGCAGTACATGACTGAGGCCTTTGTAATTAGCAGCCTCTTTTATGGTTTGAGGTGAACTTAAGGTCAGATAGTCATCTGAGATACATACAGCAGCTTCTTTTGTATCAGTGATTTGTGAGTTCATTGTTTGCAAAGTGGAGGTGATGTCTTTCCTTTGTAGCTGTGTAGAAGAATTAGCAGGAGGGTCTGAGCTAATCGGCACATTTTTCGGAATTACCTCTTGTTTTGAGGTCTGTTTACTTCGATCTTGTACTTCGTGGCTTCGAAAGGTAGATGGGCTATAAGTGCTTTTTACTCTTTTCCTGTTATCTTTAAGATTAAATAACAAGCTTGAAGCCATAGATTTATAACTGTCACGTAATTTGCTCTCAGCAACAGCTTTAAATTCATGTTCATGTGAAGTTGTTAAGTCAATGATTGGTGGAGATAACACGCTTTGTAAGATTTCAGATGTTTCCGTATCTTGTCTAGCATGAATAACTGGTGTCAGGAGTTTGGAAATGTTAAACGAGGGTGTTTCAAAGCTCGGTATTTGTCCATCCACAACTGTGCGTACTTTGTGGAGGGTTGGTGTTGACTTAGTGAAAGAACAATTATTGTCTTCTTTTCTACTATATTTTTCACTAAGTGGTGAAACAGTACAGGGACAGGGAAGGGGCACTTGGTTTCGATTTCTTCTCCATGGGGGACAGGTACTCCCTATTTCCGATTCACTTCTTTTCTCAAGCATAGAGGCTTTTTGCAAAACAGAAGATGATGCACACCCTGTGATACAGGCAtcatcttttttgtgttttagcaTTTTCCTGTCCTCATTTAGTGGGGTTCTAATTCTATGCACTGCTGTAAGTTCTTTGTAAACAGGAGAGTCGTACCATTTAGGGATTCCATTTGTGGGCAAAAGGTCTTCCGCATCTTCTTTCTCAAATGGAAATTCATTATAATCTTTCCATGATCTGAATGGACTGTATTCACTATGGAGAAAACAATTCCTGAAGCTCAGCCTTTTCCCTTTACTAGTTTTGCTTTTAGTAGGAATAGCGGTATGATTATTTGGGTCCACTTTGGACTTATGAGTTATTATCATGTCAGGGGATTGCAAATTGTTTCTGGCTGGGAgtaaattatcattttttttctttctatcaaTTTCATCAGATTTCTTACTTAACGTATAGTTTTGCTGATAAGCAAGAGAGAATTCAGATAATTCTTTCTCAATACTCAACAGGGCAGATTTATCCCATAAGTCACTTTCTTTATGCATTCTATCATTTTTAGTAGCTGCTAGAATGCATTTTTTGTTGCCCAGATTAGTGCTACTGTCACAGTCATTTTCTACTGTACCAAATGCCTTAATCAGAGAAGATACATTTGAGATGTTCTTTTTTGGTCTACAACTTGCCCCAATAACACCATTGCTCAAATGAGTTGCTACATCATTTTTTATGCAATTTTCTGCTTCTTTGGAACTGTGCCTGACTGACTGCTGGAATGTTACAGCAACTTCAGATTTTTCTTCCACTTCTTTAGATTTAATACTAATGGTATGTCTTTCTTTTACAGACTTTTTCAGGATATCTGGGTTTTTATTTTGCGAATTATCAATGAAAGCCAAGCTGCGTTCAAGTGGAGAGACAGCAAAATCGGAGTCATTATAGATTGCTTCTTCCCCAATGCATAAACTTCTAAATGCACGGTCTGTCAGATTGCTAACTTCTCTGTCAGTATCATCCATAAAACTTCCAATGCTTGACATGTCACTAAAGCCACCCATATATTTGTAGTGCTTCTGCACACTTCCTCTGTGACTCATATGGCAGTTATTCAGAAAACTCATTTCAAGTGCTTATACACAGACGCAGGGCCAGTTGTCTCACTCAGTCTTGCATCAACGTTGTCTTGTATTTACAAATTCACCTTCCAAAATCTTCAAATGATTATTTGTTTCCTGTAAATAATTACAGAAGAAACATTTGCCTAAGAATTGCAACTTTAATAACAATGAAAAGCAGTATTTCCACTAATGTATTTAGGAAATAGAGTACTACAAATTCAACTTGCACAAATagttaatgaattaatgaaaccTAGCCATATATGAGTACATACTATTGTATGCAGTCAAGCCCATGTTAACACTTTTATCCTGGATACCCTTATCTGTAGTTGGTGTTATTTCTCTAATACAATTCAATTGCACCCCAGATAATTACGCTAATTTCAACTCTCTTAAAGTAGAACTACCACAGGGGAATTAGAACTACAAACACATTGATATCTTGGATAACATCAGCTACTACTGCAATGGTATCCAAAAAAAAGGATAACAAACACTCAGGGGGCTTCAAATTTGGTCACATAGATAGACAGGTATTTGTTCTATGCAGGTGTAACTGTATTTGTATtagattaaaatatattatattgtagTTAGAAAACTATGCAATACAAGGCTCCAGCATGCACTTCTGAAAATACTTTCTCTTCAGAATTTCTTTTCTCTAAAATGTCAATATTATGCCTGTCTTACTCCCATGGGATGCACGTGATCATTTCTTGGAGTCATTCCACACAAAAGGCACTTGCTGATCCAATTGGGTTTTTTGTGTTGAACAatagaatacatatatatatatttttatgtttttggaaaTGTGCAATTCCCAGCCCTGTAACCTTAGTAAGCTTTGTAACAAAACAACTAAGCCTGGTAGTGCCTATAGCTAGAAAATGCACCAGGTTCCAAACTGTTACCATGAACACCACAGGGGAAACTTCATGTTGAAATTGGACATTTTGTCAACTTTGGTTGCCTGAAAAATGATGCATTGACCAACTCTACAGTCCCAACAGCTGAAGAGATATGGACTGTGCCAACCCTCAGTCTATGAGGGGGAATGTCACAAGAGCATTTGGGGATAGAAAGGAAATATATTCCAGCATTACTTTTTGACCACCACCAAGCATACCCCAGACAGCAACCTTTTGTTACCAGGAATGACCCAATTAGAACCTCAATGTGCCCATCCTGGAGTGATACATGAATACATAGGTTAATGATGAATAAATGCATCCCATTCTCACTTTAACATTGTTTGGCCAGGATATGGAGTAGAATCATCATTTTCTCAAAGACCTACCTGGCTTGCAGGCTGAAATTGCAGCATACCTTGTGTGCATTGTAGTTTATGCTTCTTTACATTTAAAGATCCCTTGCTGTGTGGTGTTTGGTCACATCGATGCCCATCTATAGTAAGAGTTAAAAATAGTTACTCATACTACTATCATAGTAAAGGTTTCATCCACTGTGTCTGACCTTCAGCTAAACCAACCTCTGTGAACTCTGGTATCCTTGCTCATAATATAAAGACAACTGTAAAACCAAACCTattctatttaataaaaacattatgaCAACTCTTCTGAATCCACCTTAGCAGTAGTCTACACTTTTGAATGTAATTCATGTTTCTTACCTGCCAAACTTTCAATActgaataaaaaatgtaaaaattgttataatttatattaaattatacagGGCTCTaattgaaaggtttttaaaaaaatgttttttacatttttttattgtaacagtATTTTTGTGTAATGTGACAAGTGCACTGCAACATCATTCCACTTATGTTCGGTAAGTTATTAATGTTACAATAAAAGTATTCGATTAACAGGTTTCAATCAAGGCATGCTGTTTGTGggagcactcggccaattgtgcaccaccccctgggaactcccatccacggtcggcagtggaatagcctggacccgaatcagctacctccaggctatagggcgcatcctgcactccacgtggagcgcctttaccggctGCACCACTCGGAAGCAGGATTAAATATTCTATACTCTTttacagacaacaacaaaaacacagcagaTTACTTTTCATAAGTAAGAAGAAGCTAAGCTTCTGACATTGAAATCTGTTATGAAGTCATGTCAGCATTGAAGTCGGGGTCTATGTTCAGAAATGGCTACGAAATTGCTATCAAATAGACAATATACAGTGTCAAATGAGGTTAGCTGTCACAGGCCCGCTCTCTTACAAACAAACTGCCACACAGCACGAGTCTCACTTTCTTCAATGCTGTGCTGTCAGTTGAAACTGGTAGGCATACTGTGCAGTATATTAACTATTTTTAAACTAATGTACATCATTGAAAAGCAGACTGACAGTAAGAATTCAACCTGGACCCCAGTGGCTACCAAAAATAAGACTTCTACTGCTGAGCTAAATGAATGGCTGTGCTAAACTCAGGTCATCAGTGGTTCTTTGAAGTCACACCTGCCTTTTGCATTCTTTGCCCAGAACTCACCCCATCAGGATCATAGTCCAAGTGCTACAGCATTAATCTATTACACAGCAAAGTAAGAGAGATGCATTGTAATGTTGAGAGTTTTGCCAGTCAACCCCCATCAATTGTTAATAAGTTTAAATGCACTAACTTAATGTTGGTATGTCTCTTGGTTCAATCTCTGTTTAACAAGATATATTGTACATACCTTTTCATCTATGCTAGCTGAAGGCATCAGTGCAAGTTATCAAAGTGTTGCAAGTAAGTGGCTTATATACATAAACACTTAATCATAAATTCAGAGATCCattcaaaacatttgtttaccTAACTTAGTTTCTGCAGTAAGTGGCTTAAAATATTGGAAGTTAATTTAAATAATTCCAAGCACCTGAACCCcaccagaaaataccacagtgtCAACGGATATGAGCTTGAAACTGACTAGATCTGAAAGAATATCATACAATCGAAGAATAGAATTTGATGTCCATGTCCATGTTTATGTAATCCCCCACCCTTCTACTAACAAAGCACTTTATGTCACATATAAATGGAATATTATCTGATAAGAAGCCATTCTGTTGATAATGTAGATCATCTTCTACACCATGAGTTCTACACAAGCCCTCCACACACACCTTTTGAGCGCAGGTATCATTGCAGAGTGGCTGCTGTGGTATGAGATCCAGATTCATTAGAATGAAGCTAatgtttgtgtgctgtgcagcAGGTTAGGGTAAGTTACAGTTGCATTTTAGAAATGTgcgtgcttatttatttatttgtattggtttgtttcatttttaagctGCTAAAGGaaactgaataaaatacagaaaagctGGTTAAAAGACAGAATACATTGAGAGAATTAACTGATTGTCTGCCAGCGGTGTATATCTTTCATAGAGAAAGAAGAACAGGTTAAAAAACCCTTTCATAACCAGCATACCAACATATTCGGTATGGTTCAGCATTCAGGTTTCAACTTCGTGCACATGCATACTCTGCACAGAAGCACAGTTCTGACAGAGGGGTTGTATAGTGTTTGAACCTCTTTTGTTTcagtaaatacaatttaaataaaatgtataaagatGCCCATATTGATAAAATTATGAAATGGGtcaaatataacaatataatcAAATACTTTTACAATATTAACTTATTTGCCAAGTGTGCATAGCAAACCCAGTacattatttctgtatttgcttATTTCTTACTGAATATTTTTAAACATAGAAACtaatttaatgttatttattcacTATGATGCACATTTAAATGATCTAAATCAGTTTGTCAAAATACTGCTGCCATTCAGATAACAATATTGTTAATATATGTTATATTGATTGCATTACACTATGTTAGTAGTTAGATTTGGATATCGATGGACTTGTTTACGACGTAGTTACAGCAAATATAGGAGTGCCCACAACTCCTCTGATATGCTAGATGGTAaagtttacatttttctctaacaagaatatttttaaatgtatttatgaataGTACATTTACAAGAAGATTTATGACCTACAAAATAGTTTTCATAGAACAGGaaattatataaattatgttACACTTTAGATAAGTTAAGCTTTTATAGGTTATTCGAACTGGTCAATGTATACTAAATGGTGTCTAAGAACAGTTTGGGCCCTGAACCTAGATTCTGCTGTACATGTCAAGCATATAGTCATAGAACCTAGGGGCTGGGTTCAGCACCCCTGAAGCATAATGTATAATTCACAGCACATATTGACATATAGTTTAAGACCCATTGGATATTTCTTCAGATGTGTGGAGTATCCCAAATTGAACATTTCTATTTGTAACTTCAATTACAGTATTTAACTCTTTCTGTTCTATCTTTTTGTGGGATGCCAGTTTCATGCACAGAATCATGGAACCCTAAGACTTAAAGAGTTTTGAAATATGCCTCAACCTTTAGTTAAGCATCTTCTATAATACCACTCTCAGTTCCGGTATCTGTACTGACATCTTACAATGGTCAGAAATCATTGGTATACTGTATTGCATTTCTTTACCATTAAAGTAAATTTGCCTGACAAGTACTGCCACCTGTGGTTTGAAGTTGTAGTTCAATCACAATGGAATACAATCTTGTTTCCTTTTGTTTCCTAAGTTCTCTTCCACAGCAGCTTTTACATTTTGTGTTCAAAGAATCTATATGTTTCTCATTCTGAATAAAGATCACATGATCTATTTGCCCTATGTCTTGTCAGATAACATGTAATGTGAATATTACAACATATACTTATAGTCAACACATAATCTGTGAACCAACGCTACCCCCTCGAACAACTAAACAGT comes from the Acipenser ruthenus chromosome 13, fAciRut3.2 maternal haplotype, whole genome shotgun sequence genome and includes:
- the LOC117418095 gene encoding cardiac-enriched FHL2-interacting protein-like; protein product: MSFLNNCHMSHRGSVQKHYKYMGGFSDMSSIGSFMDDTDREVSNLTDRAFRSLCIGEEAIYNDSDFAVSPLERSLAFIDNSQNKNPDILKKSVKERHTISIKSKEVEEKSEVAVTFQQSVRHSSKEAENCIKNDVATHLSNGVIGASCRPKKNISNVSSLIKAFGTVENDCDSSTNLGNKKCILAATKNDRMHKESDLWDKSALLSIEKELSEFSLAYQQNYTLSKKSDEIDRKKKNDNLLPARNNLQSPDMIITHKSKVDPNNHTAIPTKSKTSKGKRLSFRNCFLHSEYSPFRSWKDYNEFPFEKEDAEDLLPTNGIPKWYDSPVYKELTAVHRIRTPLNEDRKMLKHKKDDACITGCASSSVLQKASMLEKRSESEIGSTCPPWRRNRNQVPLPCPCTVSPLSEKYSRKEDNNCSFTKSTPTLHKVRTVVDGQIPSFETPSFNISKLLTPVIHARQDTETSEILQSVLSPPIIDLTTSHEHEFKAVAESKLRDSYKSMASSLLFNLKDNRKRVKSTYSPSTFRSHEVQDRSKQTSKQEVIPKNVPISSDPPANSSTQLQRKDITSTLQTMNSQITDTKEAAVCISDDYLTLSSPQTIKEAANYKGLSHVLQEGAIHKTKSVESESSINNGLDMMPCPRSNEVTLRKRPEYPSLKLYKKEDIVKEETKEIPVSIKNPLQSSSLRENDNVEKHTAIQNISSFHKTRTTPSFPLQESSVKHSPGVSCKGSTDGRTKPSKQSYLSLEGHQQSDLDHNLNEELTLRNGNGNNEKVQNNADETKKDIANIELQYYALSNHESEREREVESHPTPMRNQSTSPKEEHDLPSNGVEERSWVHCLIDDAMAYTPVSSSTASSPSSVKGNRFKVKDNTFRTSPVIKSVKAPLQKIFQEDVEMNGLSRNGSSPEKFEIAKAYYEEYDKDRVTEKIPLSGEAPVSSEDTVKGKAPVRSEGTVKGEAPVRSEGSVKGEARVRSEGTVKGEAPVRGEGSVKGEAPVRGESSVKGEAPVRSEGTVKGEAPVRSEGTVKGEVPVRSEGSVKGEAPVRSEGTVKGEAPVRSEGSVKGEAPVRSESSVKGEAPVRSEGSVKGEAPVRSEGSVKGEVPVTDEDECLIQLNSVRVEEESQLIVNAKLEDIESAASTVHMDEKVASAVCTKQAERSKDVSERSDSISSVSENKPLGKPPTVPPKTEKGLRRAKKLTNRRKKAETKPKTESTSRIEKKPIRTVSSVPSSPTHMSPSPIPMNSTPVPQPVHLERKDVSPVTNIVTAPVIQSFPITQRKLLQDPESGQYFVVDMPVQVKTKTFFDPETGKYIQLSIRSAEGGLSHASSLEVLNPPYVLYPGFLPLPVTSLPALRSTSEMSASATLMDDQGINELSEIWTQDAINQMHNQESHPYIEPVYNSHNQLTDGSMYSEEKEGSSPKNLDIIPMSELEDFAVESIL